In Brienomyrus brachyistius isolate T26 unplaced genomic scaffold, BBRACH_0.4 scaffold35, whole genome shotgun sequence, the sequence ACAGCCAATTCTGGGCCAAATGCTGTCCCTGAATCCATCAGAGGTGGCCCGAGATCCGGATCTTTCCGAGACAGACCTCAGCGGGCCTAAACGGACTCGGGAGCAGTGGCCAGACGATCAGCTCCTGCCAGGTCTGAAGGAGGAGGATCAGGAGCAGCGGCAGCTATACCTCCTACAGTACAAGCCGCAGGAGGTGCTGAAAAGGGAGGTCCGGCAGGAGGAGTCTGCGCAGGCGGATGGGCCGCAGCGGCCGACCAATCAGGGCCTGAAGAGGGAGGACCCTGGGCCCCAGCCACCTGTGCTCCCCAAGAAGCAAATACTGCCGACAGGGGATGGGCGGGGTCTCGGGAGCTTGGTGGTGAGCTTCAGGAGCAGCTGCCCGGGGGCGGTCAGGCCCTGGGTTCAGATGAAGGAGGAGTCGGCcttctcctcatcctcctctttGTCCACCTCCTCCTCATCTTCTTCCCGCTTGAGCGGTTACGAGGCCGAGGAGACTCCCATGGACACCAACCACAGCGGGGACGATGTGGAAAGCGAGCAGGAGGCGGCAGTCCGGCAGTCCCACTCCGTGCCCCAAGGAGGCGACGGCGGGCCGCTGGAGGCCGGGGCGGCGGCCGGAGATGCCTTCGTCATCTCTTTCGACAGCCCCTTCCCGGACCTCATCTCTGAGCTCATGGCCGAGGACGGCCGGCCGGCCCAGAGCGGTCGAGCCGCTTCCCCCTCACCCCAGACCCAGCCCCTGTCCTTCTGCTTTTCCTCCCCGGCTCAGGCCGTCTCTCTGCCCACggccaccggggggcgctatgtgGTGGAGTCGCAGGCCTTGCCTGCACCATCCTCGCTGCCTTTTCCCTCGTTGTCCCCCTCGGCACCGGCTGGCGACCCTGACACTGACCTCCATGCCCTGGCCACCATCACAGACTTCTCCCCAGAGTGGTCCTACCCGGAGGTGAGGGATGGGCGGGGCTTATGCCTGAATGCATAAATTAAAAGCGCATGCAAGAATTACGATACATAGTGTACATAAAGACAATGCGCATGTATATTTAGACAAGGGTAAAACGGTGTtatgtacagtaccagtcaaaagtctggacacacctgcttttaatgcatttgtctctgttttcaaGTGAAGTGGGTCTTTATTGTCATACGATTTATATACAATCCGCAGCACACAATGGCTTGAAGTAACGTTTGCACTCTTCAAATTAGCCCCTTCTGCTCTGATGGCCGCACTGCAGACTCTCGGCATTCATTCacccagcttccagatgtagccagcTGGGATGCTTCTCCAACAGGCCTGGAGGACTCTTCACAAGTTCAGATCAATTCGGTTTATTTctgtatagcgcctttcacccTTTCGCCCCGAGGCATTTTACATGGTATGTTGTGATACATTCCTGTatcatttatacagaataataaaaaaattgcaTGTTGACATTATAGAAAATATTATAGAAATAGTTCTGGACACAAGTCGGCTGTCTTGTcgatccaactcatcccaaaccagctctatagggtTCAGGTCGGGGGGGCCTGatcatctgtcacagcactgcGTCTCTGTCCTTGTTCACAAGATAATAACGTGCTTACATATCCTCCAGGTGTACTTAGGGACGGTATCTTGTTGAAAAGCAAATGattttcagtgtgtgtgtccaggtttttgattggtactgATCAAATCGTCTGATAGGAGAATCAGCTTTTATAGCATGGCAGTTGAAATGCTTTTCCGTTCTTTGCCACAGGGTGGCGTGAAGGTGCTGATCACGGGGCCCTGGACAGAGGCGATGCACCGCTATACCTGCATGTTCGACCACAGCACCGTGCCAGCCTCCCTCATCCAGCCGGGGGTGCTGCGTTGCTACTGTCCTGGTGAGGCTGTACTCGAAACTCCCACCAGATGCAGACAAAGTGTGTTGCTTTCATTAGGGAGCAGTGTTGCGTAGCTATATGTCAGACGCAATACATCCCGCTCACACTAGGTGGCAGTGCTGCACCGAAATTGCACCCCCGTGTGTCATAATAGCACTTCGATTGTGGCATCAGCGTTCCATGTTAAGATGCAGCGAGGGCGGACAGTTCCTGCTCTTTAGGTTATGAGAACACGCTGGTTTCCCTCCAAAATGCATCGCTCAGTATTTCTGCAGTCCTTATTAGGGCCTTGCCCTGTCTTACCTGGTGTGAAACTGCTGGAATTTCTGTCCCACATTTTAGCAGCAGCTCGGTCATCCCGTAACGGCAGCGGTTATTGCGGATATTTCCGGGGTTCTAAATGACCTTCGCTGTTTCCTCACAGCCCATGGAGCCGGCCTGGTGTCCCTGCAGGTTCTGGAGGACACGGTCAGGGTGTCATCCTCCGTGCTGTTTGAGTACCGCCCACGCAGCGCCTCCTCCCTGCCTTCCTCCCAGCTCGACTGGCTCTCCCTGGACGGTGAGTTcgcacctcctcatcctcctcttgCCCCCTTGCTCTCCTGCTCCGCACATGCACGCCCGGATTTTGGGGCCTCGTTTGTGGGAGGTGGGAGTGTGAGCTCTTGGCAGGAACGGGTCAGAGCGAGGAGGTGTGGCGGATCGGAGGTGTAGGGGGAGGCCGATCCGGGAATTCGAGGAGGGCAGGAGGAGGTGTCGCGAATGCCGCCAACCTCCCAGCGACAACAAACCTAGTCACAAGGTTTCCTGCCTGCTCGCTTTTCTCTGGGAAGAGCTTTAAATGGGAATATCACCCTGAGACTGACACAGTGCCTCCGCTGGCTCAGCATGCGAGGAAATTAATTACCAGGGCAGAGCTGGGCCGAGGCGTTacagtgaatgtgtgtgtgtgtgtctgtttgcctgtatgtatgtgtgtttccagatttccccacaatgtggaTAAAAACCTGTGTAGATCATGTTGGGACCATTTTtcaaactcagttttataaaaattggtgactgcaatcagaaaactaaaaatgccagaagttgTTGcagtttgtttggttacttctggttaaggttagggctggatggGGGTTACGGTCGTCATTGCCGGGATTAAGGttctgcccatagaaatgaacggacagtctccacaaagacatgaataaaagtgtgtgtgtgtgtgtgtgtgtgagcgggggTAGTGATGGCAGATTGTCTGGAGAAGGACACCAGTCACTGTCCCCAGATGGAGGCCGCTGGCCAGTCAGGGGTGTGTAGTGTCCTCAGCGCAGGGGGGAGAGTAACAGTCATCAGGCCCATTTATAGCGAGCGGCTCGTTCAGCCTGGGTGGGGGCAGTCGGGTCCCGTGGATCACAGGTAGATATGGACCACGCCGCCCGCCTTTTGTACCAGTGGCAGGTTACAGCTGTTCCTTTTGGgtatctgcccccccccgcctctcccccaatcccccctGTCCCGCCACAGACAGCCAGTTCCGCATGTTCATCCTGGAGAGGCTAGAGCAGATGGAGAGGCGCATGGCGGAGATGGCGGCTGGCAGCGACCAGCGGCAGCAGGCGAGTCAGCGGCCCACCACGGACACGGAGGAGAAGGCACCTGCCCCCCAGGTAACCCCCCCCACAAGGCCACCAGCTTAATCCAGACCCTCATGATACACGTACAGGAGAGCTTAAGAGGATCAAGGTGGAGTTTCCAGTTCTGGGTTCCAGAACCAGCAGTGCCAGATGAGGGAGACGAATCAGCCCATAACATCCCCCCGGGGGGGGGCCCTGTGCCTGAGGAAAAGGGAAGTTTATTACAGGCCTGGGTGCCTGGTGTCAAACAGGAAGTTGCTTGTTTTGAAATAGCGAAGTCTCTATTATAAGTGAAACTAAACACATCAGATCAGAGGTGTGATGAATCAAGCTGCGTCTTCCTTTTATTTAGAGTGCATATACCTCTGAGAGGGCGGGGTTTATCTCTAGGATCGTGCTATTGGATGAAAGTAGGTCGCCCCTGATTGGTTGAGCCGATGTTGAAACTGATAGGAACGGACATGGGTAAATAGGGAGGCCGATTCATCTAAACTTCTATTCGAAATGACAAAAAGTAGTAGAGCAGGTAGGGGGAGCTCACTTCGCAGTCGAACCCGTGACCCTGGGGGGGGGCGCGAGCCCGCAGCACAGGCCGTTGAGCTGACCCCAAAGGCACGCTGACAACACGATGAGGCTAAACTTCGGTGGGGCTGAAGAGGTGACATCAGTATGAAAATCAGGTGTTCAATTTCCCGGCTGGCCCCCAAGGGGGCCAAATTCACGGGAAATGACAGCGCGGTGCATTAACTGACGCCATGCGCTGGTTCCCGGGAAGCATACCAAAAAAACGTCCAAAGCTCGCCTGGCTCAGGGCCCAGTACTTTCTGGAAATTCATCCATTCTGGCACATTAATGAGATTATCTAGTTAAATATGTGGATAGGCGGCGGAGCTGTTAGCCAGCCAGTAGCACTGCTGTGCTGTTCGCTACAGCTTTGGCCCGCGACAGCTAGCTGCGATATGCACTGTTTTCTGCCACCTGGCAGACTTCCCTGCATTTTTTTCAGCTGTGGGTGGTTGTATCTCATgaattcacttttttttttttgcatggctTGTACCGTATTTCCATGTATATGACAGCACGGTGAATCACTGTAGCGCTGACGCAATTGTAAGCGAAGACCTGTAAGGTTACGGGTTCGAAATGAGCTCAGTCTGGGGGGAGTTTGCGCTTAGTTTTGGGGTTTACGGCAGTCTAAGAACATGCAGTTCGGAGAAACGCCGCAGAAATCGCAGCGCAAATTTCCCtttgggtgtatgtgtgtgtgtgacataaAGTGTATGTGCACTGCAAGTGATGgctgtcccatccagggtgacttCTAACCTGtgcccagtgcattctgggataggttTCAGACTCACACTACCTTGCACTCGTTAAGTATTTAATAGAAATGAATAGATGCATATTTGAATGATGTTGCAAAGCTCGTGGAGTCTAATCTTATGTCTgtctgggaccccccccccccccagtctggccCCTGGTTCGAGCAGAGGATAGTGGCTGTGTGCGAGAGCATGATGGCCAGAGGATGCTGGACCGGCGGGCGCGGCGATGGTGATGGCGGTGACAGGCTGCTGCACTCCGCCTGTTACCGAGGGATGACCCTCTTGCACCTGGCAGCCGCCCAGGGCTACGTGCAGCTCATCCACACGCTAATGCGCTGGAGGTGCGTAAGCCGCGGCATGGCGACGCGCCGCTGCTCGTCCCGGCTGACGCCCCGCCTGCACTGCGAAGCCCGCCACTTCATCACTGGAAGTGCAGCAGCTGTGCGACAGCCGCTCTCAGTCAAAGAACGTTGCGTTTAAATTATCTCGaagttggtgtaaaactatttcACATTCCTGTGAAAGTGAATCAGCgtaaccatttcaaaacctctcttgAAGTcagcccagtatttgcagcagccGTCCAATAAaccagtgtatttttttttttaaactggacCGCTACCCCAATACCTCgttgagttatttaactaattaaattaattaatggaGCCGGTGGGGAAATTGAGTCAATGCTTGTAATggttggggtgcccctgaggagaggttttggGAAATGAAACGGTGTTCATCTGGCCGTGTAAGGTGATCTCGGTAACGTTTTCGGAGGACGGGAGAAATTCGTGCTGGTTTTCATTGCGTGACTGTTAATTTGCATGCATTGTGGAGTagattttctgagcaaatatatacttgctacccagataaacagctttaaatagcttgtttgactgcctaagaccgcTGTACACATCGAGAGATTAAAGACACTACCACTAGTGAGAAGCCGAGCTTATGTCACTTCTGCCTTTTGTTAATGCATTTAATCAACCTGCTTTTACTTTTTCTGCTCCCTGCCGACCTCCCCCACCCTCCAGGAACGTGAACTCAGACAGTCTGGACCTGGAGCAGGAGGTGGACCCCCTGAACGTGGATCACTTCTCCTGCACGCCTCTGGTAGGTCTGGACCCCAGCTGGACCCCTAGGGCTCTGCTAATGTGGTCCTCCTGTATTCAGGCCCTGAAAGTGGCAGTGGGGGAGGGGTTTAAAATCCAGCTGGGTTCAGTGCCCCTGACTGTCAGGTCCCTGGGAGGACTGAGCCTGGGTGGGCATGAGGAGTCAACTGCAGAGGATGAGGTGCTGTCCAGTCAGCTTGGAGTCGGGCTCCCAGCCCAACTAGCTAGCAAACATGACTCAGAGTCCATAAAAGTAAGAGcaataaaaaaacagaaattaaaaaagaaatgcaGTTTATTTCTCGGTATAACTTCCCTGTCACGCAAAGCCAGCTGGACGGGCTTCCTCTTTTTCAACCCCTCATGTAGGATGTGTAAGCAGGATGTTAGCACAAAGGCCTCCATAGCCACCTAAGCTGAGAGCTAGCTGACGTCGTCTTTTGCAGATGTGGGCGTGCGCCctcggccaccagggggcagcagtgcTACTGTATCACTGGAACAGTCTGGCTGTGGACATCCCGGACTCCCTGGGGCGGTTGCCCCTGGCCGTGGCTCGCTCCCGGGGCCACACCCGGCTGGCCGACTGCCTGGAAGAGCTCATCGCCCAGTGGGGGGCCGCAGGTGAAGGGGCTGACCTGGGCCAGACCACGCCACTGCCGCCCCCACCCTCACCGCTCTCCAGCAGCCCTGACACAGGTCATTGTTCTCTCTTTTCCTGCAGACCATAATATTCCATTTATATTTAGATTTACATTATTCATCTCCATGGTAACCATAAATTACAAGTCATCTGAAggttcttctcctctctctgtgGCTTCTCCCACCCAGGTCTGAGCTCCTGCAGCAGTCTCGCTTCCCCTGGCGACCCTCCATCGCGATCTCCTAGCTCCGCTTACTCCAgtggctccgccccccccagctcacCCCTCCACAGTCCCGCTGACGCCATGGACACCACAGGACCCTCACCCTCTGGGTCTTCACCACCGTCTTCACCGCCTGGTACCTCACCTCACCTCCGGCTGCCCCTGCCTCCCTGGGAGCCCACCCAGGAGCCATCCTTCCTCATGGAGTATGAGTCAGCCGGCAGCCCCCCTGGAACGCCTCATTCCAAGCATACCGACTTTGAGGCCGAGCTGCTTGGTTTAGGCGAGGATGCTGAGAATGAGGACTACCTGCCAGCTGTGGAAGACCTTCAGGTGACACCTGTGCTTCCAAATACCTGCACACAGGCTTTATAAACACTTGCCTGTACTGCCCAAAGACTTGCACACGGGTTTTATAAACACTTGCCTATACTGCCCAAAGACCTGCACACAGGCTTTATAAACACTTGCCTGTACTGCCCAAAGACCTGCACACAGGCTTTATAAAGACTTGCCTGCACTGCCCAAAGACCTGCACACAGGCTTTATAAACACTTGCCTGTATTGCCAAAAGACCTGCACACAGGCTTTATAAACACTTGCCTGTACTTCCAAAAGACCTGCAAACACGCTTTATAAATACTTGCCTGTACTACCCAAAGACCTCCACACAATCTTTATAAACACTTGCCTGTACTGCCCAAAGACCTGCACACAGGCTTTATAAACACTTGCCTGTACTGCCCAAAGACCTGGACACAGGCTTTATAAACACTTGTCTGTACTGCCAAAAGACCTACACACAGGCTTTATAAAGGCTTTCCTGTATTGCCAAAAGACCTGCACACAGGCTTTATAAACACTTGCCTTGTACTGCCCAAAGACCTGCACACAGGTTTTATAAACACTTGCCTGTACTGCCAAAAGACCTACACACAGGCTTTATAAAGGCTTTCCTGTATTGCCAAAAGACCTGCACACAGGCTTTATAAACACTTGCCTGTACTTCCAAAAGACCTGCACACAGGCTTTATAAACACTTGCCTGTACTGCCAAAAGACCTACACACATGCTTTATAAAGGCTTTCCTGTATTGCCAAAAGACCTGCACACAGGCTTTATAAACACTTGCCTGTACTTCCAAAAGACCTGCAAACACGCTTTATAAATACTTGCCTGTACTACCCAAAGACCTCCACACAATCTTTATAAACACTTGCCTGTACTGCCCAAAGACCTGCACACAGGCTTTATAAACACTTGCCTGTACTGCCCAAAGACCTGCACACAGGCTTTATAAACACTTGCCTGTACTGCCCAAAGACCTGCACACAGGCTTTATAAACACTTGCCTGTACTGCCCAAAGACCTGCACACAAGCTTTGTAAACACATACCTGCGCTGTCCAAACAAACGTACACAGGCTGCATAGACAAACAAAGCTGTCCCAAAATTAACTCCTCTGGTTCTCCTCCACTGGTCTCCTTGTCCAGGTGGACATGGTGACTCTTGCAGAACAGATCATTGAGGCCACGCCAGACCACATAAAGCAGGATGAGCTTCCCCGGGAGTCACCACTCCGGGAGAGGCAGGATAATGCCACCATCCCCGACACCATGCCTTGGCTGGCCACCTACCTGGACACGGCAGACACTCTGCCGACACCATCGGCACCTAGGTTCTGCTTCCCTGTCACTCATGCTTAGCATCTTCTAGGCAGTGATTCTGCTGTGGACGCTCACCATCTGCTGTCCTCTGTTCTTCCTGTTCCGGGCGGGAGCAGGTGTGTCCGATCCTCGCCGCTCCCGCTCTCTTCCAGGTCTCCCCGCTCCCCACAGCCCCCGTCTCCCCTTGGtgccctggcactccagcggcTGCGTCCACCCAACAGCGCCGCCTGGGCCGAGTTCCTGGGTGCCTCGGCCAACAGGCGCATGGAGCACGACTTCGCCCTGCTGACTCTGAGTGACAGCGAACAGCGGGAGCTCTACGAGGCCGCCCGCGTCATCCAGAACGCCTTCCGCAGATACAAGGTGTGTGCCCATTACCCAGCATGCCTTGCGGTTAAAGCTGCGAGCCGCTGATCTTCAGATACCCCCTGGGTTTCTCGTCACACGCTGCTGATTACCCAGCATACCCTGGGGCTAAAGATAAATGCTGCTGATTTCCAGGCGTCCTTTGGGTTCTGTGTCATGTGCTGCAGATTACCCAGCATACCCTGGGGCTAAAGCTAAATGTTGCTGATTTTCAGGTGTCCCCTGGGTGTCGTGTCGCCTGCTGCTGATTACCCAGCATGCCGTGTGTTATGCCCTGTCCACGAACCTctcccatgccgccccctcccccccctcccaaggcAGCTCTCTCACCACTCTTTGGCCTCTCTCTCAGGGTCGCAGGCTGAAGGAGCAGCAGGACATGGCGGCCGCCATCATCCAGAGGTGCTACAGGAAGTATAAGCAGGTACTGCTCTTCGTCAGTAGGGGGCGCCAGCGAGCCATACCAAGCCGCGCCTCCATCCTGCGGTGGCACTTTTCCAGACATCCACACACCTGCTGGGGACTCATTCCATGGCGCCACGAAGAAAGGGCTTGTAATTGTGTATGGTTGAAATCTAAGGAGATTTCAGCAGTTAGTTCCTCCGGGCACCTAACTTGAATTGCTATGTTAATCATATTAAGTCTGTGCACACATACAAGCCCTGCCAGTTGCTCTGAATGAAAGTGTCAGATACGTAATTTAATACAGCAAGGTGGCCCTAACCCTGCTCATACCT encodes:
- the LOC125721780 gene encoding calmodulin-binding transcription activator 2-like isoform X1; this encodes MNNKESTTESDNSKQMKVFLPNKLLECLPRTSTLPKERLRWNTNEEIASYLISFDRHEEWLSCTLKTRPLNGSIILYNRKKVKYRKDGYCWKKRKDGKTTREDHMKLKVQGMECLYGCYVHSSIVPTFHRRCYWLLQNPDIVLVHYLNVPSLEDCGKVSRPLLCAVAERRDSLRWSREELLSQLKPMFHSIKWSCGNGSSNGSSDLSIEQLVQHIMESQQTKPQPRTHACLCSTALASPGANIPHRCNSTKHRIISPKLPPHHADVQGLASGSEGGGCREAEGSEAPAGVGGAAGGAVPGKAQTPVTAVRRLGVRSPAAPQDGAGASPCSGADSSSSSSSSSSLSSSSPPKPHQASSLTLGSNGAACNGFYSNQQSLATVTLPQNAVIVMTTAISRAKDGEDAKGERATPASPCLSVAQSSCLVLSPVPPNPDTPPPPSASAPHTPVSAAAAASSCPTSGGPPTPRTACPTPGVATLSLTLLSSPVIGGLLLTDRLLPGADPPASLSLLSPHPPSPSPSPLPVTSGLSPSLSAHSPHTLPPSSPPSGLPSSDTPVAFDPDSFLNSPKQGQTYGGPSHPRSHPSPSPTLSPSSQAPSLALSLSPASPPSSSPPSSLSSFSSEAERGRDMDRESAPLIPTSPHLSFPLSPSQPPSPMPPLCLESSLNLDTLNTLEPVDPARGGSVQLARAGDEDGGRCLEGQPILGQMLSLNPSEVARDPDLSETDLSGPKRTREQWPDDQLLPGLKEEDQEQRQLYLLQYKPQEVLKREVRQEESAQADGPQRPTNQGLKREDPGPQPPVLPKKQILPTGDGRGLGSLVVSFRSSCPGAVRPWVQMKEESAFSSSSSLSTSSSSSSRLSGYEAEETPMDTNHSGDDVESEQEAAVRQSHSVPQGGDGGPLEAGAAAGDAFVISFDSPFPDLISELMAEDGRPAQSGRAASPSPQTQPLSFCFSSPAQAVSLPTATGGRYVVESQALPAPSSLPFPSLSPSAPAGDPDTDLHALATITDFSPEWSYPEGGVKVLITGPWTEAMHRYTCMFDHSTVPASLIQPGVLRCYCPAHGAGLVSLQVLEDTVRVSSSVLFEYRPRSASSLPSSQLDWLSLDDSQFRMFILERLEQMERRMAEMAAGSDQRQQASQRPTTDTEEKAPAPQSGPWFEQRIVAVCESMMARGCWTGGRGDGDGGDRLLHSACYRGMTLLHLAAAQGYVQLIHTLMRWRNVNSDSLDLEQEVDPLNVDHFSCTPLMWACALGHQGAAVLLYHWNSLAVDIPDSLGRLPLAVARSRGHTRLADCLEELIAQWGAAGEGADLGQTTPLPPPPSPLSSSPDTGLSSCSSLASPGDPPSRSPSSAYSSGSAPPSSPLHSPADAMDTTGPSPSGSSPPSSPPGTSPHLRLPLPPWEPTQEPSFLMEYESAGSPPGTPHSKHTDFEAELLGLGEDAENEDYLPAVEDLQVDMVTLAEQIIEATPDHIKQDELPRESPLRERQDNATIPDTMPWLATYLDTADTLPTPSAPRCVRSSPLPLSSRSPRSPQPPSPLGALALQRLRPPNSAAWAEFLGASANRRMEHDFALLTLSDSEQRELYEAARVIQNAFRRYKGRRLKEQQDMAAAIIQRCYRKYKQLTWIALKYALYKKMTQAAILIQSKFRSYYEQKKFQQSRRAAVLIQQYYRSYKGYERLKQAHRGAGPLNAKIRGSFLTKKQDQAARKIMRFLRRCRHRIKELKQNRELERLQKRGLAS
- the LOC125721780 gene encoding calmodulin-binding transcription activator 2-like isoform X3: MNNKESTTESDNSKQMKVFLPNKLLECLPRTSTLPKERLRWNTNEEIASYLISFDRHEEWLSCTLKTRPLNGSIILYNRKKVKYRKDGYCWKKRKDGKTTREDHMKLKVQGMECLYGCYVHSSIVPTFHRRCYWLLQNPDIVLVHYLNVPSLEDCGKVSRPLLCAVAERRDSLRWSREELLSQLKPMFHSIKWSCGNGSSNGSSDLSIEQLVQHIMESQQTKPQPRTHACLCSTALASPGANIPHRCNSTKHRIISPKLPPHHADVQGLASGSEGGGCREAEGSEAPAGVGGAAGGAVPGKAQTPVTAVRRLGVRSPAAPQDGAGASPCSGADSSSSSSSSSSLSSSSPPKPHQASSLTLGSNGAACNGFYSNQQSLATVTLPQNAVIVMTTAISRAKDGEDAKGERATPASPCLSVAQSSCLVLSPVPPNPDTPPPPSASAPHTPVSAAAAASSCPTSGGPPTPRTACPTPGVATLSLTLLSSPVIGGLLLTDRLLPGADPPASLSLLSPHPPSPSPSPLPVTSGLSPSLSAHSPHTLPPSSPPSGLPSSDTPVAFDPDSFLNSPKQGQTYGGPSHPRSHPSPSPTLSPSSQAPSLALSLSPASPPSSSPPSSLSSFSSEAERGRDMDRESAPLIPTSPHLSFPLSPSQPPSPMPPLCLESSLNLDTLNTLEPVDPARGGSVQLARAGDEDGGRCLEGQPILGQMLSLNPSEVARDPDLSETDLSGPKRTREQWPDDQLLPGLKEEDQEQRQLYLLQYKPQEVLKREVRQEESAQADGPQRPTNQGLKREDPGPQPPVLPKKQILPTGDGRGLGSLVVSFRSSCPGAVRPWVQMKEESAFSSSSSLSTSSSSSSRLSGYEAEETPMDTNHSGDDVESEQEAAVRQSHSVPQGGDGGPLEAGAAAGDAFVISFDSPFPDLISELMAEDGRPAQSGRAASPSPQTQPLSFCFSSPAQAVSLPTATGGRYVVESQALPAPSSLPFPSLSPSAPAGDPDTDLHALATITDFSPEWSYPEGGVKVLITGPWTEAMHRYTCMFDHSTVPASLIQPGVLRCYCPAHGAGLVSLQVLEDTVRVSSSVLFEYRPRSASSLPSSQLDWLSLDDSQFRMFILERLEQMERRMAEMAAGSDQRQQASQRPTTDTEEKAPAPQSGPWFEQRIVAVCESMMARGCWTGGRGDGDGGDRLLHSACYRGMTLLHLAAAQGYVQLIHTLMRWRNVNSDSLDLEQEVDPLNVDHFSCTPLMWACALGHQGAAVLLYHWNSLAVDIPDSLGRLPLAVARSRGHTRLADCLEELIAQWGAAGEGADLGQTTPLPPPPSPLSSSPDTGLSSCSSLASPGDPPSRSPSSAYSSGSAPPSSPLHSPADAMDTTGPSPSGSSPPSSPPGTSPHLRLPLPPWEPTQEPSFLMEYESAGSPPGTPHSKHTDFEAELLGLGEDAENEDYLPAVEDLQVDMVTLAEQIIEATPDHIKQDELPRESPLRERQDNATIPDTMPWLATYLDTADTLPTPSAPRCVRSSPLPLSSRSPRSPQPPSPLGALALQRLRPPNSAAWAEFLGASANRRMEHDFALLTLSDSEQRELYEAARVIQNAFRRYKGRRLKEQQDMAAAIIQRCYRKYKQLTWIALKYALYKKMTQAAILIQSKFRSYYEQKKFQQSRRAAVLIQQYYRSYKGGSFLTKKQDQAARKIMRFLRRCRHRIKELKQNRELERLQKRGLAS
- the LOC125721780 gene encoding calmodulin-binding transcription activator 2-like isoform X2, which translates into the protein MNNKESTTESDNSKQMKVFLPNKLLECLPRTSTLPKERLRWNTNEEIASYLISFDRHEEWLSCTLKTRPLNGSIILYNRKKVKYRKDGYCWKKRKDGKTTREDHMKLKVQGMECLYGCYVHSSIVPTFHRRCYWLLQNPDIVLVHYLNVPSLEDCGKVSRPLLCAVAERRDSLRWSREELLSQLKPMFHSIKWSCGNGSSNGSSDLSIEQLVQHIMESQQTKPQPRTHACLCSTALASPGANIPHRCNSTKHRIISPKLPPHHADVQGLASGSEGGGCREAEGSEAPAGVGGAAGGAVPGKAQTPVTAVRRLGVRSPAAPQDGAGASPCSGADSSSSSSSSSSLSSSSPPKPHQASSLTLGSNGAACNGFYSNQQSLATVTLPQNAVIVMTTAISRAKDGEDAKGERATPASPCLSVAQSSCLVLSPVPPNPDTPPPPSASAPHTPVSAAAAASSCPTSGGPPTPRTACPTPGVATLSLTLLSSPVIGGLLLTDRLLPGADPPASLSLLSPHPPSPSPSPLPVTSGLSPSLSAHSPHTLPPSSPPSGLPSSDTPVAFDPDSFLNSPKQGQTYGGPSHPRSHPSPSPTLSPSSQAPSLALSLSPASPPSSSPPSSLSSFSSEAERGRDMDRESAPLIPTSPHLSFPLSPSQPPSPMPPLCLESSLNLDTLNTLEPVDPARGGSVQLARAGDEDGGRCLEGQPILGQMLSLNPSEVARDPDLSETDLSGPKRTREQWPDDQLLPGLKEEDQEQRQLYLLQYKPQEVLKREVRQEESAQADGPQRPTNQGLKREDPGPQPPVLPKKQILPTGDGRGLGSLVVSFRSSCPGAVRPWVQMKEESAFSSSSSLSTSSSSSSRLSGYEAEETPMDTNHSGDDVESEQEAAVRQSHSVPQGGDGGPLEAGAAAGDAFVISFDSPFPDLISELMAEDGRPAQSGRAASPSPQTQPLSFCFSSPAQAVSLPTATGGRYVVESQALPAPSSLPFPSLSPSAPAGDPDTDLHALATITDFSPEWSYPEGGVKVLITGPWTEAMHRYTCMFDHSTVPASLIQPGVLRCYCPAHGAGLVSLQVLEDTVRVSSSVLFEYRPRSASSLPSSQLDWLSLDDSQFRMFILERLEQMERRMAEMAAGSDQRQQASQRPTTDTEEKAPAPQSGPWFEQRIVAVCESMMARGCWTGGRGDGDGGDRLLHSACYRGMTLLHLAAAQGYVQLIHTLMRWRNVNSDSLDLEQEVDPLNVDHFSCTPLMWACALGHQGAAVLLYHWNSLAVDIPDSLGRLPLAVARSRGHTRLADCLEELIAQWGAAGEGADLGQTTPLPPPPSPLSSSPDTGLSSCSSLASPGDPPSRSPSSAYSSGSAPPSSPLHSPADAMDTTGPSPSGSSPPSSPPGTSPHLRLPLPPWEPTQEPSFLMEYESAGSPPGTPHSKHTDFEAELLGLGEDAENEDYLPAVEDLQVDMVTLAEQIIEATPDHIKQDELPRESPLRERQDNATIPDTMPWLATYLDTADTLPTPSAPRCVRSSPLPLSSRSPRSPQPPSPLGALALQRLRPPNSAAWAEFLGASANRRMEHDFALLTLSDSEQRELYEAARVIQNAFRRYKGRRLKEQQDMAAAIIQRCYRKYKQYALYKKMTQAAILIQSKFRSYYEQKKFQQSRRAAVLIQQYYRSYKGYERLKQAHRGAGPLNAKIRGSFLTKKQDQAARKIMRFLRRCRHRIKELKQNRELERLQKRGLAS